A window of Zingiber officinale cultivar Zhangliang chromosome 5A, Zo_v1.1, whole genome shotgun sequence contains these coding sequences:
- the LOC121981281 gene encoding probable E3 ubiquitin-protein ligase RHY1A — translation MLSASGLLYNWRSRAGRSHPDPDPSLDPLSAAPAAGGDAYPRHSRRHNRRRRRLGDGPQLEPRHIPPAYHSTEFEPDWLGNQNDGDSMIGSSIYGASLASTLDRLSLTRSDQLPGVVLQARARLQERLRGISPSGNSQTGLTLDITRNEVAMNDEMRLVNDGEPDAESLVEWFESGSLAPSSRAETDGHVQYANRPPGLSSKAFSNLQMEVYVERAFLDCSICLERFVEGEELIQLSCRHRFHPDCLEPWAKICGECPYCRTTI, via the exons ATGCTGAGCGCGTCGGGATTGCTCTACAACTGGAGATCTCGCGCGGGTCGGAGCCATCCCGATCCAGACCCGTCGCTCGATCCCCTCTCCGCTGCTCCTGCCGCTGGTGGAGATGCCTATCCCCGGCACTCTCGACGGCACAAccgtcgccgccgccgcctcggAGATGGTCCTCAGCTCGAACCCAGACATATTCCTCCAGCCTATCACTCCACG GAATTTGAACCAGATTGGCTAGGTAACCAAAATGACGGCGACTCTATGATTGGCAGCAGTATCTACGGCGCATCTTTAGCAAGCACACTAGATAGGTTAAGCTTGACCAGGAGCGACCAACTTCCTGGTGTTGTTCTGCAGGCAAGAGCAAGGCTTCAAGAGAGACTTAGAGGCATATCTCCGTCTGGAAATAG TCAAACCGGCTTGACATTAGACATCACAAGGAATGAGGTTGCTATGAATGATGAAATGAGGCTCGTCAATGATGGAGAACCAGATGCAGAGAGTCTGGTTGAATGGTTTGAATCAGGTTCATTAGCACCAAGCTCAAGAGCAGAAACTGATGGCCATGTGCAATATGCTAATAGGCCTCCTGGACTCAGCTCAAAGGCTTTCAGTAATCTACAGATGGAAGTTTATGTTGAGAGAGCTTTTCTCGATTGCTCCATCTGTCTGGAGAGATTTGTGGAGGGCGAAGAACTGATTCAGCTGTCTTGCAGGCACAGGTTCCATCCTGATTGCTTGGAGCCATGGGCGAAGATATGTGGGGAGTGCCCGTATTGCAGGACGACCATATAA